AGAGTTCAGAGTATGCGCACTGGTATAGGAGGTAGTTACTTATTCTGAGTTCTCCGCTGGTACGGATGATGAGATCCGGGTCAGGCTGGCCGGCAGTATACAAAAAGTCCTTGAATCCCTCTTCAGTGATCCGGTCCGGGTCCAGTCCTTTTTGAACAATCAGTCTGCATGCCCTGATGATTTCACATCGGCCCGAATAATTCAGGGCCAGATTAAGGGTCATGCTCTTGTTGGTTTTGGTTTTGGTGCAGGCGTGTTCCAGGACCTTTCTGGTGGCCAGGGGCAGGTCCCCGGGCTCTCCAAGGATATTCAGCCGGATGTCCTGTTTGATAAGGCTCTGCAGTTCTTTTTGCAGGAACCTGGATAACAGGCTGAATAGAAAAGATACTTCTTCTTTTGGCCTGGCCCAGTTTTCCTTGGAAAAGGCGTACAGGGTCAGATGAGGAATGCCAAGGCGCCTTGATTCCTCGACAATGGCCCTGGCGGTTTTTGTGCCCTGATTATGTCCTTCGCTCCGGGGAAGATTTTTTTGACGGGCCCACCTCCCGTTGCCGTCCATGATGATGGCCAGATGGCCGGGCAATCTCTCCAGCAGGTTAAATCTCCATGATCTCTTTTTCTTTTGTTTCCAGGACCTGGTCTGTTTTTTCAACAAATGAGTCGGTCAGCTTCTGGACTTCGTCCTGGCCTTTATGCATCTCATCCTCTGTCAGCTCTTTGCTGTTCTTCATCTTTTTCAGGGATTCGTTGGCGTCTCTTCGAATGTTCCTGATGGCTACCTTGGCATCCTCAGTGTATCTTTTGGCCAGTTTGGCCAGTTCCTTGCGTCGTTCTTCAGTCAGTGGCGGTATGCTGATGCGGATGATTTTGCCATCATTAACAGGATTGAGGCCCAGGTCAGACTTCATGATGGCTTTTTCCACCGAGCCAAAGGCATTTCTGTCCCAGGGCTGGATGGTGATGGTTCTGCTGTCGGGCACAGATATTGATGCCAGCTGGTTAAGGGGGGTCATGGTGCCGTAATAGTCAACGGCAATGTCTTCAAGGATTCCTGTAGATGCCCTGCCTGTGCGGAGTTTGGAAAATTCTTTTTCCAGGCTTGATACTGCCTTCTCCATTTTATTCCGACAATCCTTGAGTACAGAATCCATATCATCCTCCTTGAACAATTGTACCGATTTCTTCGCCTTTTATGACCCGGCTGATACTGTTTTTCTGAAATAGATTAAAGACATTTATGGGCATGTTGTTGTCCATGCACAGAGAAATAGCAGCCGAGTCCATGACCTTCAACTGTTTTTTGAGCACATCCAGATAGGTCAGGCTGTTGTACATTTTGGCATCCTCATTGGTGACCGGATCCTTGTCATAGACTCCATCAACCTTGGTAGCCTTGAGGATGGCATCTGTTTTCAGTTCCATGGCCCGGAGGGCTGCAGCAGTGTCAGTGGTGAAAAAAGGATTTCCAGTGCCGGCAGCACATATGACAATCCGTTTTTTTTCCAGATGTCTGATGGCTCTGCGTCTGATGTATGGCTCGGCAACCTCGTGCATTGATATGGCGGTCATGACCCGGGTGTCAGCTCCCATTTTTTCCAGTACGTCCTGGACCGCCAGAGCATTCATGACTGTGGCCAGCATGCCCATGTAATCGGCCGAGGCCCGGTCCATGCCCTTGGAGGAGACCGTGACTCCCCGGAAGATATTGCCTCCGCCAATGACCATGGCTATTTCAGCTCCCAGGTCAATGGTTTTGACGATTTCCCTGGAGATGGAGGAGACGGTATCCGGATCTATTCCAAAACCCTGATTCCCTGCCAGGGCTTCTCCGCTCAATTTGAGCAGCACTCTTTGGTATTTTATTTGTCTGGTCATGAAGAGCCTTGATGGTTTGGGTCAAAAAAAAGGGCCTTAATCGGCCCTTTTTGAAGCTAGTTGTCTTGGCCCAGGGCCAGGCGGGTGAACCGCCCGATCTGGATGTTTTCTCCGAGAACAGCAACAGCCTCATTGATGAGGTCGGCAATGGTCTTGGAGTCGTCCTTGATGAAAGGCTGCTCAATGAGACAGACTTCCTTGTAATACTTCTTGATTCTTCCTTCAACGATCTTTTCAGCAATATTTTCGGGTTTGCCCTCATCCTTGGCCTGGTTGAGATAGATCTGCCTTTCCTTTTCCAGAAGATCCTGAGGGAGCTGGTCCGGAGAAACGCAAACAGGTGAAGTGGCTGCAACCTGCATGGACAGATCCTTGGCCAGTTCCTGGAATTTATCGCTTTTGGCCACAAAATCGGTCTCGCATTTCAGTTCCACCAGAACGGCGATTTTTCCGTTGGAGTGGATATAGGAGCCGATCCAGCCCTCTGATGTGGATCGGCCGGCCCTCTTCTGGGCCTTGGCCAGCCCCTTTTCCCTGAGCCAGACCATTGCTTTTTCCTCGTCTCCACCAGTGGATTCAAGGGCCTTTTTGCAGTCCATCATGCCAGCGCCTGTTTTGTCGCGCAGGTTTTTTACCATCTGTGCATTTATCATTCTTATTTTTCCTCCTGAGCTTCCTGCTGTTCTACCTGGCCTTGCTCCTGGGAATCGGCCTGGGGAGCTTCCTGTGTCATGTCCTGTTCAAGGCCGTCCCTCTCTTGGGACCTGGCTTCGCCTTCAAGGCAGGCATCAGCCATGGCTGCGGAAAACAGCTTAATAGCCCTGATGGCATCATCGTTTCCAGGTATGACAAAGTCGATCATGTCCGGATCGCAATTGGTATCCACTACTGCTACGATGGGGATTCCAAGCTTGCGGCATTCCTTTACTGCGATATCTTCTTTTTTGGGATCAATGATAAAGGCGGCACCGGGAAGATCTTCCATGTCCTTTATTCCGCCAAGGTCAGCATTAAGCTTTTTTACTTCACGCTGCATCATGACAACTTCTTTTTTCAGAAATCTGGACACACTTCCGTCTTCAAACATTTTTTCCAGACTTTTCAACCGTTCGATACTGCCCTTGATGGTCTGAAAGTTGGTAAGAGTTCCTCCCAGCCAGCGGTTGGTGACATGGAACATCCCTGCCCTTTCAGCCTCGGTTCTGACAACTTCCCTTGCCTGACGCTTAGTCCCGACAAAAAGTACTTTTTTGCCTGAGGCCACCACATCGACAATAAAGTCGTGGGCTTTCTGATACAGCTTGACTGTCTGTTGAAGGTCGATAATGTGGATGCCCTTTCTTGAGCCAAAAATATATGGCTTCATCTTGGGGTTCCAGCGCCGGGTCTGGTGACCGAAGTGAACTCCGGTTTCCAGCATCTGTTTCATTCCTACGTATCCCATGTTTCCTCCTTGGGTTTGACCTCCGCCCGCAAAAAACACTGCCCAAAAGATCCTGTTCAAAGAACCGGAACCTGGAAAGCACCCAACGGGTCATGCGAGCGTGTGATTTAAGAACAGTGTTCTGTATTTCAAAATCAGCAGTTATGCAAGAGTAAAATTAGGCAAATTTTCCGGATTCAGAAAATAGTCAGACGATTTGACTTGCCAATTGGCCAGCCTTGATATATTAAATCGGGTCCTTAAATATTTTCGGAGGTATGTCATGAAAAAAGATTTGCATCCCAACCTGCACGAGACCAAGGTGACCTGCTCATGCGGCTATGAGTTTGATTCCAAGTCCAGTGTCGGCGACAAGATCCATGTGGAGATCTGCTCTCAGTGTCACCCCTTTTATACTGGACAGCAGAAGTTTATCGATACTGCCGGACGCATTGACCGGTTCAAGAGAAAATACGCCCAGGCCGGATCTCAGAAGGGGCAGGCACAGTAAGGCATGTTTGCCAAGTTGGACGCTCTTGAACAGGAGTATCTGCAGGTCGAGAGCGACCTGAGCGATCCCGAGGTTTACGGGGATCAGGATAAGTATCGACGCCTTTCCAAGTCCCATGCCGATCTGGCCCCCATAGTCAACGCCTTTCGGGAGTACAGGAGCATTGTTTCTGAACTCGATGAAAACCGCGAACTGCTTAAAGACAGCGATCCCGAGATTCGGGAACTGGCCGAAGTCGAGCTGGAAAAGCTGGCCGGGGCCAAGGTTGACCTTGAGGAAAAGCTTAAGATCCTGCTCCTTCCCAAAGATCCGATGGATGAGAAGAGCATCATCCTGGAGATCAGGGCCGGGACCGGGGGAGAAGAGGCTTCGTTGTTTGCTGCTGACCTTTTTCGGATGTATTCGAGATATGCTGAAAACAACGGCTGGAAGGTGGAGCTCCTGACTGTCCATGAAACCGGGACAGGGGGGTTCAAGGAAGTCATTGCCTCCATTTCAGGCAATCATGTATACAGCAGGCTCAAATATGAATCCGGAGTGCACAGGGTGCAGCGGGTGCCTGAGACAGAGTCCCAGGGCCGGATTCACACTTCCGCTGTTACGGTGGCTATTCTGCCTGAGGCTGAAGAAGTCGATCTCAAAATTGATCCCAACGAGATCAGGGTGGATGTTTTCAGATCGTCAGGCCCTGGGGGGCAGAGCGTCAATACCACTGACTCGGCTGTGCGGATAACCCATATTCCCACTGGGATCGTAGTTTCCTGTCAAGATGAAAAATCACAGCATAAAAACAGGGCCAAGGCTCTGAAGGTGCTGCGGTCCAGGCTTTTGAGCATGATGGAAGAGGAGCGGAAAAGCGAGCTGGACGCCAACCGCAGGGCCCAGGTGGGTTCTGGTGACCGTTCGGAACGGATCAGGACCTATAATTATCCTCAGGGCCGGGTAAGCGACCACAGGATAAATCTCACCCTGTACAGCCTGGACTCCATTCTTGAAGGAAAACTGGATGAGGTGGTGGATCCCCTGATTCAGCACTTCCAGACCCAGGCCCTTAAGCAGGCCCAGTCATGATTAGCTTCAGGTGTATACTTCCTCTCAATTGATCAACGAAGGCGCCGCTGCCCTTGAGGAATCCGGCGTAGACTCGCCCCGCCTTTCGTCCAGACTGTTAATGGCCCATGTTCTTGGATGCTCTCAGGAAAGGCTGTTGGCAGGTCCCCATACCTGTCTGTCTCCGGACCAGGCTTTTGCCTTCAGAGCTTTCCTGGCCAGGCGACTGGCCGGTGAACCTGTTGCCTATATCCTGGGTTATAAAGAATTTTACGGACTTGACTTCAAGGTGGATGGCAGGGTGCTGATACCCAGGCCGGAAACCGAACTACTGGTAGACCTGGCCAGGGACTTCAGCAGGGGAGGAAGTGAGCTGTTTGCAGACCTTGGCACCGGCAGTGGAGCCCTGGCTGTGTCCATTGCCCGGGAATTGCCCATGTCCTTTGGTCTGGCCTGTGACATCTGCCCGGGAGCCATTGCTGTAGCCAGGCAGAATGCTCTGCTGCACGGTGTTGGCCAGAGAGTCATGTTTTTTATTTCTGATATGGGGATGGGAATAAAACCCGGCTGTCTTGATTTTATTTTTTCCAATCCTCCATACCTGTCAGAATCGGAGCTGCTCCGGGTCAGCCGGGAAGTATCCCGGTACGAACCCCGTCAGGCCCTTGTTTCCGGCTGCAGCGGACTGGAACATATCCAGCGCCTGGAAACAGTATCTCGAGTTCTTCTGAAGAGTGGAGGGATGATTTTTCTGGAAATGGGGTCCAATCAGAGCCGGGCAGTCCAGGATATCTTTTCTGACTGGACCAGGGTGAGCATCCATAAGGACCTGGCCGGGCATGAGCGGATACTCAAAGGAACCAGACCCTGAAGCTGGGTCTGGTTTGGTCCTTTTAGACAGCCTGGGGCTGTGCCTGGAAGACTGACTCTGGTCACAACCATGTAACAAAAAAACAATTTTTGTTAAAAAAACACAGTAGGTTCGTGTTGCTTTAAAAAAAACATCAAGCATATAAGCATGTTGCGTGTGGATAATTATGGAATGTTTCTTGCTTGCGTCTTGGGCACGGGAGGATGTTGATGAAGCAACAGACCATTAAAAAAGAAATCAGATGTTCCGGAATAGGACTTCACAGCGGACAGAGGGTGTCCCTGATCCTGAGGCCTGCGGATGAGGACTCGGGAATTGTTTTTTCCCATAATGGCCCCCAGGGCAGACGACTTATCCATCTCAGTCCCGGAAATGTCAGTTCCACTGAGCTGGCCACCACCATAGGCAACGGCAGGGTGCGTATTTCCACTGTAGAGCATCTTTTAGCCGCCCTGAGCGGGCTGGGCGTGGACAATATACTTGTAGAGGTTGAAGGAGACGAGCTGCCCATTATGGACGGCAGCGCTGCCTCCTTTGTCTTCCTGATCCGTTCGGTGGGAATAAGAAGACAGCGCAAAGCCAGGAAAATCCTTGCCTTTAAAAAATCAATAATGTTCAAGGAAGATAACCGCTGGATAAGGGTGACTCCTTACAGGGGGATGAAGATCAAGTACACCATTGACTTTGATCATCCCATGATCGGCAAGCAGTTTTTCAGGTTCGAGCAAGAGCCCCAGCAGTTTATCAAGTCCGTGGCCAAGGCCAGGACTTTCGGTTTTTTGCGGGATGTGGAAAAGCTGCAGAGCATGGGGCTTGCCCTGGGCGGATCTCTGGAGAACGCTGTAGTTCTGGATGAATACGGTGTGGTCAATCCCGGAGGCATGCGCTTTAATGACGAGCTTGTCCGGCATAAAGTCCTGGATTTCATTGGAGACATGTCTTTACTTGGGACCAGCCTGTGGGGTTCATTTGAGGTCCATTGTTCCGGTCATGCCTTTAACAATTCATTTTTGCGCTTTCTGGATAAAAACCAAAACGATTATCTTGAACCGGTTGACTTTGATCTGCAGGGCAGGGAGCAGGAATTGCCCCAGCCAGAAGCTGTGCCCCAGGCTCAACCGGTCATGGCCTAGATTCTGCTTTTATTTCTGGAAACAACAAAGCGCTCCTAGCCGGAGCGCTTTTTTTTGTGGAAATCACCTTGATTTCTGTCCTGTGATGCTCGATAAATCCGGCTGGACACGAATGTATTTAACAGCCTTACTGCCAGGACTCTGGATTTTTTGCAGAGGAATCCACTACCAAAATGCCCATTGCCACCCTGATCAACGCACTTGCCATAATTCTGGGCACCCTTGTGGGAGTTTTGCTCCGGCGCAATTTTCCGGATAGAATCAGAAGCATAGTCTACCAGGGCATCGGTCTGAGCGTTCTGGTCATAGGCCTGGACATGGCCCTTAAGTTCGACAATATAATCTTTGTTGTCTTTGCCATGCTTCTGGGCGGCATTACCGGAGAGCTGCTGCAGCTGGAAAAGAGGATGTCTGATCTGGGAAACTGGTTCAAGGCCAGAATCAGGTCCAAGGACGCCGGGTTTACCGATGGCTTTGTCACGGCATCTCTGATTTTCTGCATCGGTTCCATGGCGATCCTGGGAGCCATTGATGAGGGTATCCGAGGAGACAGAACAATCCTCTTGACCAAGTCAATCCTGGACGGATTCATAAGCATTCCTCTGGCATCAACTTACGGGATCGGGGTTATGCTCTCGGCCCTGCCCATTATCATTTATCAGGGTTCCATCACCATTGCCGCTTCCCAGTCTCAGGCCTTTTTTACTCCAGTAATAATCACTCAGATCACTTCAGTGGGAGGTATCCTGATCATGGGCATCGGAATAACCCTGCTGGATTTCAAAAAGATTAACGTGACCAACCTTCTTCCATCCATCGGGTACGTGGTGCTGTTTACGGTGCTGTTTTAGTCAGGCGGATTTTTACCTCTATCCGTCAGCAGTTCCTTCTCAGTGGAAGGAAAAAACGACTCACATCCAATGCCTGGCTGAAAAGGACGGTTCAGTCTGCATCTGGTTTTGGATCAAACAGTGGATAAAGGAGTTTACAGGTAGAGCCAATGTCTGGGAAATTCGTCTTGATTCTCTTAGATGGCCTTGGAGATCGCTCTTATCATGAGCTGGATAACATGACCCCGCTCCAGGCCGCTCATACGCCCTTTCTGGACAGTCTGGCCGCAGAAGGGAGCAACGGTCTTTTTCACGCATCATTGCAGGGACAGGCCCTGCCCAGTGAAAACGCACATTTTGCCATGTTTGGTTATGATGGATCAGATTTTCCTGGTCGAGGACCCCTGGAAGCTCTGGGGGCGGGCATAAAACTGGGAAAGGATGATGTGGCGGTTCTGGCTCACTTTGCCAGTGCCCGAGAAGAAAGGGGCCTTTTAAGACTTGTTCGGGATAAGGTTGAATCCAGCCCGTCTGATATTGCCAGGGCCTATGACCTGGTCAGCCGGTTTGAGTCTCAGGGAATAAAGGTTGAACTTTTTCCGGTCAAAGGACTTTTCGGAGTACTGATCCTGCGGGGAAAGGTTGCGCCGTACATTACCGACTGCAATCCTATTTTGGATCATGAGTTCATGACCATGGTCAAGCCGTGGGCAAGTCACGCAGCTGATCCGGAGTGTCTGAATACGGCCAGGGTGGTCCAGAAGTATCTTTCCTGGGTTTTCAGGAAGCTTGATCAGGCCGGGTTCAACAGGAAAAGACTGGAACAGGGGATGCTGCCCTTGAACTGTCTGGTCATCCAGCGGGCCGGCAGGTTGAAGAAAGTGCCTTTGTTCAGGGAAAAGTTCGGCCTCAGAGGAGCCTCTATTTCTTCAGGAGTAGTTTATGCAGGTCTTTGCAGGTATCTGGGAATGGATGTCTTGATTGCCCCGGATCTGGATGATCCGGGCAGGGAAATAATGGACAGAGTCATTATGGCCAGAGATGCCTTGAAGGATTACGACTTCATGCATATTCATTCCAAAGCCCCGGACCAGGCAGGTCATCAAAAAGATCCCCTGCTTAAGAAAAAGGTTATTGAGCAGCTGGACAGGGGGCTCGGGCGAGCCCTTCCCGGTCTTTTGCAAGATGAAAATATTGTCTTGGCTGTAACTGCGGACCATTCCACTCCCAGCAAAGGGTCAATGGTCCACTCAGGGGAACCGGTCCCATTGACCATCAGAGGCAGGGGGGTCAGGATTGACAGGGTCCGGAAATTTGATGAAGTTTCTGTGGCTGGAGGATGCCTGGGCTTTGTCCGGGGAGCTGAATTCATGTACATGGTTTTGAACTGCCTTGATAAGGGCAAGCTGGCCGGACTGATGGACACCCCCCATGATCAGCCGTACTGGCCAGGAAACGCTGAACCCTTCAGGCTGGATTGAACTGGTCTCTACCCGCAGGCCCTGCACTGGCCAAAGGGGAGTCTTAAAACATAGAATGGAGAATATTAGTTGGAATCAACCAGAGATATTGAAACTGATGGCTGGGCCCGGTTCAGGTTCGGCACCATGGCCCTTGTGGGCCTGCCTAATGCAGGCAAGTCGACCCTGATGAACACCCTGGTCGGGGAGAAGGTGGCCATTGTCACACCCAGACCCCAGACAACCCGTAATCGGATCACCGGGATTCTGACCGGAGATCATTTTCAGGTTGTTTTTCTGGATACTCCCGGAATCAACAGGGCTGGAGGAAGAATGAATGATCTTTTGAACAGGGCGGCCATGGAAGGCCTGATGTCGGCTGATGTAGTGATCCTCCTGGTTGACGCCAGTCGGTATGCAGGCAGGCCCGGTCTTCTTCATAAGGAACTGGCCCTTATCAGGGACAGGATCGGTAATTTTTCCAGTGTACTTATTGCCGCCAACAAGGTGGACAGGATCCGGGACAAGAAAAACATGCTCCCGGTTATGGAAGAGCTGGCCGGACTTTTTCCGGAAAGGGAAATTATGCCTGTTTCTGCCCTGACAGGAGAAGGATGCCCCTTTCTCCTGGACAGGGCAGTCAACCTGCTGCCCTGGGGAGAGGCCCTTTATCCCGAGGATCAGATTTCCACCCTGCCCATGCGGTTCATGGTGGCAGAGGTAGTAAGGGAAAAACTCTTCATGCATACCAGACAGGAGGTACCATATGGACTGGCAGTTGAAATAGAATCCTGGGATGAAGAGGAAAATTTGATCAGAATAGGAGCCCTGGTCTATGTCCTCAAAAATACCCACAAGTCCATTGTCATCGGGAAAAAGGGCCGGATCCTGAAGGAGGTGGGCATTGAGGCACGAAAGGAGATAGAATCTCTGACCGGCAAGAAAGTCTTTCTGGAAACCTGGGTCAAGGTCAGGCCCGGGTGGACTGAAAACCAGGGTATTCTTTCATCTCTGGGACTGGGGTAGAATGATGGATCATCAATACCTTAGCCGGATGCAAAAATTAAGGGCAAAGATGCAGGACCAGGGCATTGATTTTTTTCTGGTTCAGAGCCCGGCCAACAGGTTCTACCTGAGCGGGTTCGAGCTGTTTGATCCCCAGTGCAATGAAAGTGCCGGATGCCTTCTTGTGTCCCTGGACAGGACAGTGCTGATGACTGACCCGCGCTATCTGGAAGCAGGAAAAGAGTTTTTTTCTGCTGAAGACATCTTTGTATATTCTGGCAGCAAGTTTGACCGGATAAATGAATATTTAATCGAATGCGGTGTCCAGGACCTGGCTTTTGAGCCCCAGTGGATGGCTTATGATTTTTTTGAAAGTCTGAAAAAGAAATTCAGACTCAGGCCGTGCAAGGGGCTGATGGAGGACCTGCGTCTGATCAAGGATGCTCAGGAAATTGAGCTGATGCGTCAGTCGTGCAGCTTGAACCATAAGGTTTTCAGCCTGATTGAAAAAAAACTGGAGCCGGGCATGACCGAAATCCAGGTGGCCTGGGAGGTTGAGCGGATGTTCAGGGAGAATGGTGCCTCTGGCCTGAGCTTTCCCACCATTGCTGCCTCCGGCCCCAGAGCTGCCCTGCCCCACGCCATCCCTCTGGATGTTCCCATCCGGAATAATGATGTCCTGCTTCTGGACATGGGCTGTCGACTCAATGATTATTGTTCTGACCAGACCAGGACTTTCTGGATAGGCGATCATCCCGGACCGGAGTTCATTAAGACCAGGGAGCTGGTCCTGGAAGCTCAAACCCTGGCCATTGACAATATTGAGCCTGGGATGCCGGTCAGAGAGGCCTACAATCTGGTTCGGTCCTTTTTTGAGAAAAAGGGGGTGCATGATCATTTCACCCATGCCCTGGGACACGGGATCGGTCTGGAAACCCATGAGCCTCCCGGCATAGGTCCCAATGCTGATCTGGAATTCAGCCCCGGAATGGTCATTACAGTGGAGCCAGGTCTGTATTATCCTGAGTGGGGAGGGGTGCGCTGGGAGTATATGGTCCTGATTACCAGTGACGGTGCAGAGATTCTTTGATGGGTCAGCAGGTTTTTTCGCAAAGAATTTATGTCCAGATCAGCAGGAGGGACATAGCTTTATTCAAGTTTTTGCTTGAGTCCTGGGATAATCTGGCATACCTTACTGTTATTGATAAATATAAAGCAGTGGTCCAGGTGGTTTTCGGTTATGGATTTGAAGGTGAGCTGGAATCCTTTTTGAAATGCGCTGAAAAGGAAATGATTTTAAAGGTGGTTTTTCAGGGCAGCTCCAAGGGGGCTGAGGGCCAGTCGGCTTTTATTTCCGCCTGAAGTTTTTTAGTAATTCAAATGGCTATTTAACCCTTTAAGAGAGAGACATGATCAAGAAGCTGATTCTTTTAATGGTGCTCGGCTTTTTATGCATGGGGATGGCTGGAACCGGTGGAACCGGTCCGGGCATGTCCGAGACGGACAGACTTTTCCGAGCCACTGTCATTGACGGGTCCGACAATAGTTATCAGGTCCAGAACCTGTCTGTGGACGGGTCAACCTATCTTCCGGCCAAGGTGGGAAG
This genomic window from Desulfonatronovibrio hydrogenovorans DSM 9292 contains:
- a CDS encoding M24 family metallopeptidase translates to MMDHQYLSRMQKLRAKMQDQGIDFFLVQSPANRFYLSGFELFDPQCNESAGCLLVSLDRTVLMTDPRYLEAGKEFFSAEDIFVYSGSKFDRINEYLIECGVQDLAFEPQWMAYDFFESLKKKFRLRPCKGLMEDLRLIKDAQEIELMRQSCSLNHKVFSLIEKKLEPGMTEIQVAWEVERMFRENGASGLSFPTIAASGPRAALPHAIPLDVPIRNNDVLLLDMGCRLNDYCSDQTRTFWIGDHPGPEFIKTRELVLEAQTLAIDNIEPGMPVREAYNLVRSFFEKKGVHDHFTHALGHGIGLETHEPPGIGPNADLEFSPGMVITVEPGLYYPEWGGVRWEYMVLITSDGAEIL
- a CDS encoding DUF4911 domain-containing protein translates to MGQQVFSQRIYVQISRRDIALFKFLLESWDNLAYLTVIDKYKAVVQVVFGYGFEGELESFLKCAEKEMILKVVFQGSSKGAEGQSAFISA